In Janthinobacterium rivuli, a single genomic region encodes these proteins:
- the rpsF gene encoding 30S ribosomal protein S6 has translation MRHYEIVFIVHPDQSEQVPAMIERYKASVTTRGGSVHRVEDWGRRQMAYSIQKLPKAHYICLNIECDNETLVELETAFKFNDAVLRHLTVKMKKAETAPSPMMKSVQREDAAKSHRTEAPAAAPAAAAA, from the coding sequence ATGCGTCATTATGAAATAGTCTTTATCGTCCATCCGGACCAAAGCGAGCAAGTGCCCGCGATGATCGAACGCTACAAAGCCAGCGTAACCACCCGCGGCGGTTCGGTTCACCGCGTGGAAGATTGGGGCCGCCGTCAAATGGCTTACTCGATCCAAAAGCTGCCTAAAGCACACTACATCTGCCTGAACATCGAATGCGACAACGAGACCCTGGTCGAGTTGGAAACAGCATTCAAATTCAATGATGCCGTGTTGCGTCACCTGACCGTTAAAATGAAGAAAGCTGAAACAGCTCCTTCGCCGATGATGAAATCGGTACAACGCGAAGACGCGGCCAAAAGCCACCGCACCGAAGCACCAGCAGCCGCTCCAGCCGCAGCAGCAGCTTAA
- the lexA gene encoding transcriptional repressor LexA produces MIKLTARQEQILNLIKDAIENTGFPPTRAEIANELGFKSANAAEEHLQALARKGAIEISPGTSRGIRLIGAAAEAAPSKVPAALLMSLPLIGRVAAGSPILAQENLEASYNVDPALFSAKPDFLLKVRGWSMRDAGIMDGDLLAVKKVDSAKNGQIVVARIGDEVTVKRYKKTGSVIELLPENPDFKVITVSPEDEFALEGLAVGLMRSWH; encoded by the coding sequence ATGATCAAGCTGACAGCACGACAAGAACAAATCCTGAACCTGATCAAGGACGCGATTGAAAACACGGGCTTTCCTCCCACCCGTGCCGAAATCGCCAATGAACTGGGTTTCAAATCGGCCAATGCGGCCGAAGAGCATTTGCAGGCCCTGGCCCGCAAGGGCGCGATCGAGATTTCGCCCGGTACCTCGCGCGGCATTCGCCTGATCGGCGCGGCCGCCGAAGCGGCGCCCTCGAAAGTGCCGGCGGCCCTGCTGATGTCGCTGCCGCTGATCGGCCGGGTGGCGGCAGGCTCGCCCATCCTGGCGCAGGAAAACCTGGAAGCGAGCTACAACGTCGACCCGGCCCTGTTCTCGGCCAAGCCCGACTTCCTGCTGAAGGTACGCGGCTGGTCCATGCGCGACGCCGGCATCATGGATGGCGATTTACTGGCCGTCAAAAAGGTCGACAGCGCCAAGAACGGCCAGATCGTCGTCGCCCGCATCGGCGACGAAGTCACCGTCAAGCGCTACAAGAAAACGGGTTCCGTCATCGAACTGCTGCCGGAAAACCCGGACTTCAAGGTGATCACCGTATCGCCGGAAGACGAGTTTGCTTTGGAAGGACTGGCCGTCGGACTGATGCGCAGCTGGCATTAA
- a CDS encoding tetratricopeptide repeat protein — protein sequence MKKIVLSVFLLFSCAVYADDLTDANKFLQSKAYPQALDLYKKLAQAGNAEAQFHLGEMYLYGEGVGVDAAQAGQWFGQASKAGNKNAEAALALMANRVARKGDIDYYVNAYAGEDVALSKSKCVTPVIPEFSKTKRQIRDVAESVDAWMTCYNNFVSNLNASLPPGKAIPSAIEALMNEQEFEKAKLRMDAAYARVSAEGRELAKNILAQRDEWHAKTEAYLLAENKKIQTENEMSELNRSRTANTPQWVTSPLPSK from the coding sequence ATGAAAAAAATTGTATTGAGTGTTTTTTTATTATTTTCTTGCGCAGTATATGCTGATGACCTGACGGATGCGAATAAATTCTTGCAATCCAAGGCTTATCCGCAAGCCTTGGATTTGTACAAGAAGCTGGCTCAGGCTGGGAATGCCGAGGCTCAATTTCATTTGGGTGAGATGTATCTGTATGGTGAAGGGGTGGGCGTTGATGCCGCGCAAGCCGGCCAATGGTTTGGGCAGGCATCCAAGGCGGGCAACAAGAATGCCGAAGCCGCGCTTGCCCTTATGGCTAACCGTGTCGCGCGAAAAGGCGATATTGATTACTATGTCAACGCATATGCTGGCGAGGATGTTGCCCTGAGTAAGAGCAAGTGTGTCACTCCGGTGATCCCTGAGTTCTCCAAAACCAAGCGTCAGATCAGGGATGTAGCCGAGAGTGTTGATGCCTGGATGACGTGCTATAACAACTTTGTCAGTAACCTGAATGCTTCTTTGCCGCCTGGAAAAGCTATTCCATCTGCTATTGAGGCATTGATGAATGAGCAGGAATTTGAAAAGGCCAAGCTGCGCATGGATGCAGCCTATGCGAGGGTGAGTGCCGAAGGGCGTGAGCTGGCAAAAAATATCTTGGCGCAGCGCGATGAGTGGCACGCCAAAACAGAGGCGTATCTCTTGGCGGAGAATAAAAAAATTCAGACAGAAAATGAAATGAGTGAACTGAATCGCTCACGTACCGCGAACACGCCGCAATGGGTGACCAGTCCTTTGCCAAGCAAGTAA